A window of Streptomyces sp. SAI-127 contains these coding sequences:
- a CDS encoding DUF397 domain-containing protein, with protein sequence MNRIKPRRPVYNGMPARELGSEGWHKPWSGGNGGNCLEAMKLADGRIAVRQSTDPDGPALIYTTDEMTAFIEGAKAGVADFLLS encoded by the coding sequence ATGAATCGCATCAAGCCGCGCCGACCCGTCTACAACGGCATGCCTGCCCGGGAGTTGGGGAGCGAAGGCTGGCACAAGCCGTGGAGCGGCGGCAACGGCGGCAACTGCCTGGAGGCGATGAAGCTCGCCGACGGCCGGATCGCCGTCCGTCAGTCCACCGATCCTGACGGACCGGCGCTGATCTACACCACCGACGAGATGACCGCGTTCATCGAGGGCGCGAAGGCGGGGGTGGCCGACTTCCTGCTCTCCTGA
- a CDS encoding glutamate synthase subunit beta, which yields MADPKGFMTTPRQDWPRRPVEERVRDWDEVYVPGALLPIISKQADRCMDCGIPFCHEACPLGNLIPEWNDLVSREDWRQAADRLHATNNFPEFTGKLCPAPCEAGCVLAINQPAVTIKNVEAAVADRAWELGFAPPRPPDRLSGRTVAVIGSGPTGLAAAQQLTRAGHTVAVYEKDDRLGGLMRYGIPEFKMEKHHLERRIEQMRAEGTKFRTSTVVGRDVGAAELRSRYDAVVIATGATAWRELDVPGRDLAGVQQAMEYLPLANRVREGDLAVSPMSAAGKHVVIVGGGDTGADCLGTAVREGAASVTQLDIYAQPGGERDEDAEPWPTYPKIYRLSAAHEEARDLETAPAADADARLFAASTLRFTGDGDGHVRSLHLVEVDAARRPVAGTGRTLPADLVLLALGFSGPDLGDGLVEQLGLGMEPRGTVARDAGFGTNVPGVFAAGDAARGQSLIVWAIAEGRAVAAAVDRYLTGSSRLPAPIGPYDRPMTA from the coding sequence ATGGCCGATCCCAAGGGATTCATGACCACACCTCGCCAGGACTGGCCCCGCAGGCCGGTCGAGGAGCGGGTCCGGGACTGGGACGAGGTGTACGTCCCCGGGGCGTTGCTGCCCATCATCAGCAAGCAGGCGGACCGCTGCATGGACTGCGGCATCCCGTTCTGCCACGAAGCCTGTCCGCTGGGGAATCTCATCCCCGAGTGGAACGACCTGGTCTCCCGGGAGGACTGGCGGCAGGCCGCCGACCGGCTGCACGCGACGAACAACTTCCCCGAGTTCACGGGGAAGTTGTGTCCGGCGCCGTGCGAGGCGGGGTGTGTCCTCGCCATCAACCAGCCGGCCGTCACCATCAAGAACGTCGAGGCGGCCGTCGCCGACCGGGCCTGGGAGCTCGGGTTCGCGCCGCCGCGACCACCGGACCGGTTGTCCGGGCGGACCGTCGCGGTGATCGGGTCGGGGCCGACCGGGCTCGCCGCGGCACAGCAGTTGACCCGGGCGGGCCACACGGTCGCCGTCTACGAGAAGGACGACCGGCTCGGCGGGCTCATGCGGTACGGCATCCCCGAGTTCAAGATGGAGAAGCACCATCTGGAGCGGCGGATCGAGCAGATGCGGGCCGAGGGGACGAAGTTCCGTACGTCCACGGTGGTCGGGCGCGACGTAGGGGCGGCGGAGCTCAGGTCGCGGTACGACGCGGTGGTGATCGCCACCGGGGCCACGGCGTGGCGCGAGCTGGACGTGCCGGGGCGGGATTTGGCCGGGGTTCAGCAGGCCATGGAGTATCTGCCGTTGGCCAACCGGGTACGCGAGGGGGATCTGGCGGTGTCCCCGATGTCGGCCGCCGGGAAGCATGTCGTGATCGTGGGTGGAGGTGACACGGGGGCCGACTGTCTGGGGACCGCGGTGCGTGAAGGGGCCGCCTCCGTGACCCAGTTGGACATCTATGCGCAGCCCGGGGGTGAACGGGACGAGGATGCCGAGCCGTGGCCCACGTATCCGAAGATCTACCGGCTGTCGGCGGCGCACGAGGAGGCCCGGGACCTGGAGACCGCGCCCGCGGCCGACGCGGACGCGCGGTTGTTCGCGGCGTCCACGCTGCGCTTCACCGGGGACGGGGACGGACATGTGCGGTCGCTGCATCTCGTCGAGGTGGACGCGGCGCGGCGGCCGGTGGCGGGGACGGGGCGGACGCTTCCCGCCGACCTTGTGCTGCTGGCGCTGGGGTTCTCCGGGCCTGACCTGGGGGATGGGCTCGTGGAGCAGTTGGGGCTGGGGATGGAGCCCCGGGGGACGGTCGCGCGGGATGCGGGGTTCGGTACGAATGTGCCCGGGGTGTTCGCTGCGGGGGACGCCGCTCGGGGGCAGTCGTTGATCGTGTGGGCGATCGCCGAGGGGCGCGCGGTCGCGGCGGCGGTCGACCGGTATCTGACGGGGAGTTCGCGACTGCCGGCACCCATCGGGCCGTACGACCGGCCGATGACGGCGTAG
- a CDS encoding CBS domain-containing protein, whose translation MTTAGDIMHRGAQWIPAHETLDRAAQLMRELGVGALPISDANERLCGILTDRDIVIGCVAVGHDPAKVTAGEMAQGTPRWIDASADVADVLHEMEEHRIRRLPVIENKRLVGMISESDLARHLTDEQIAGWAESVYARSSTTH comes from the coding sequence ATGACCACCGCCGGAGACATCATGCACCGGGGTGCCCAGTGGATCCCCGCCCACGAGACCCTCGACCGCGCCGCCCAGCTGATGCGTGAACTCGGCGTGGGCGCCCTGCCCATCAGTGACGCGAACGAACGGCTGTGCGGCATTCTCACCGACCGCGACATCGTCATCGGCTGTGTGGCCGTGGGCCACGACCCGGCCAAGGTCACCGCGGGAGAGATGGCCCAGGGCACACCCCGCTGGATCGACGCGAGCGCCGACGTCGCCGACGTCCTGCACGAGATGGAGGAGCACCGGATCCGCAGGCTCCCCGTCATCGAGAACAAGCGCCTGGTGGGCATGATCAGTGAGTCCGACCTGGCCCGGCACCTGACGGACGAGCAGATCGCCGGCTGGGCCGAGAGCGTCTATGCGCGCAGCTCCACCACCCACTGA
- a CDS encoding anthrone oxygenase family protein codes for MIDGPYFWLVVLGVLGTGLVAGVFCAFSTFVMRGLAELPPAQGVAAMNAINVTAVRPPFMAVFAGSAVLCAVIAVVTFVLWPDEGTVELLVGSALYLFGSFGLTMVANVPRNDALLKLDPGTPEAAAYWPTYVREWTMWNHIRAVASGAAALAYVLALT; via the coding sequence ATGATCGACGGGCCTTACTTCTGGTTGGTCGTGCTGGGGGTGCTCGGGACCGGGCTGGTGGCCGGGGTCTTCTGTGCGTTCTCGACCTTTGTGATGAGGGGGCTCGCCGAGTTGCCGCCCGCGCAGGGCGTCGCCGCGATGAACGCGATCAATGTGACCGCGGTGCGGCCGCCGTTCATGGCCGTGTTCGCGGGCTCCGCGGTGCTGTGCGCGGTGATCGCGGTGGTGACGTTCGTGCTCTGGCCGGACGAGGGGACGGTGGAGCTGCTGGTGGGCAGCGCGCTGTATCTGTTCGGGTCGTTCGGGCTGACGATGGTGGCGAACGTGCCCCGCAACGACGCCCTGCTCAAGCTGGACCCGGGCACCCCTGAGGCGGCGGCGTACTGGCCGACGTATGTGCGCGAGTGGACGATGTGGAACCACATCCGCGCGGTCGCCTCGGGCGCGGCGGCGCTGGCGTACGTGCTGGCCCTCACGTGA
- a CDS encoding ABC transporter ATP-binding protein, translated as MGKRRGTEQPGVSESERLLFGGPLRYDTGWNSHSDAFLELGFRAMVARLPSLLSASLRLAWQADRRAARTVLAAEVTRGLAQAVSLLAVNSVLGRLIGGGALEDRLRGAVPALATMAAMMLLGALLRAASTHATGRLEPKVERVATERYLERAATVELAAIEDHAFHKLLDTAQYGATSARRMISFATRVVNAMISLIAAAGVLTVLHPALLPLLVTMTIPSGWGALTIARRQYESFHTWVQHVRAGRLLGALLIEPEAAPEIRVHGVGPFLLRHYRAMAETAETEQARLARLAARTGLIAAAWTGLATVATYATLGGLLLAGAMALSVAGTAVIAVRTGSQSLNTLVIEMNALHEEALFVGDLQRLHTEAAERAIPEGGSALPDEPREIRFENVSFTYPGDATRPALDDVTLTLPLGKIVALVGENGSGKTTLVKLLAGLYAPDRGRILWDDVDAAHADRQLLAERVAMVAQDFKRWPFTARVNVAVGRSSVPLTEERVSGAVAEAGAGEVLADLPRGLDTLLARNFSGGHELSGGQWQRLGIARAAYRRGRILIVDEPTAALDARAELEVFEKIRALSGTGQTVILITHRLASVRHADLVHVLEQGRLVESGTPDELLASGGVYAELYSLQAEQFTVKVPAKEAG; from the coding sequence GTGGGGAAACGGCGTGGCACTGAGCAGCCCGGAGTCTCCGAGTCGGAACGGCTGCTCTTCGGAGGGCCGCTGAGGTACGACACGGGCTGGAACTCCCACTCCGACGCGTTTCTGGAGCTGGGGTTCCGGGCCATGGTGGCGCGGCTGCCGTCGCTGTTGTCGGCGAGTCTCCGGCTGGCCTGGCAGGCTGACCGGCGGGCCGCGCGGACCGTGCTGGCCGCCGAGGTGACCCGGGGTCTCGCGCAGGCGGTGAGTCTGCTCGCGGTCAACAGTGTGCTGGGGCGGCTGATCGGCGGGGGCGCGCTGGAGGACCGGCTGCGGGGGGCCGTGCCCGCGTTGGCCACCATGGCCGCCATGATGCTCCTCGGGGCGCTGCTGCGGGCCGCGTCGACGCATGCCACCGGCCGCCTCGAGCCCAAGGTGGAGCGGGTGGCGACCGAGCGGTATCTGGAGCGGGCGGCCACCGTCGAGCTGGCCGCGATCGAGGACCATGCCTTCCACAAGCTGCTGGACACCGCGCAGTACGGCGCCACCTCGGCCCGCCGGATGATCTCTTTCGCGACGCGGGTGGTGAACGCGATGATCTCGCTGATCGCGGCCGCCGGCGTGCTGACCGTGCTGCACCCGGCGCTGCTGCCGCTGCTGGTCACGATGACGATCCCGAGCGGCTGGGGCGCGCTGACCATCGCGCGCCGCCAGTACGAGTCCTTCCACACCTGGGTGCAGCACGTGCGGGCGGGCCGCCTCCTCGGTGCCCTGCTGATCGAGCCGGAGGCGGCGCCCGAGATCCGCGTCCACGGGGTGGGGCCGTTCCTGCTCAGGCACTACCGCGCGATGGCGGAGACGGCGGAGACGGAGCAGGCCCGACTGGCGAGGCTCGCGGCCCGGACGGGGCTGATAGCGGCGGCCTGGACGGGCCTGGCGACGGTGGCGACGTACGCGACACTGGGCGGGCTGCTGCTGGCGGGCGCGATGGCGCTGTCGGTGGCGGGTACGGCCGTGATCGCCGTGCGCACCGGCTCGCAGAGCCTGAACACCCTGGTCATCGAGATGAACGCGCTGCACGAGGAGGCCCTGTTCGTCGGCGACCTCCAGCGGCTCCACACGGAGGCGGCCGAGCGGGCGATCCCGGAGGGCGGGTCCGCGCTGCCGGACGAGCCGCGCGAGATCCGCTTCGAGAACGTCTCCTTCACCTACCCGGGTGACGCGACCCGCCCCGCGCTCGACGACGTGACACTCACCCTGCCGCTCGGCAAGATCGTCGCGCTGGTCGGGGAGAACGGCTCCGGCAAGACCACCCTGGTCAAGCTGCTCGCGGGGCTGTACGCCCCCGACCGGGGCCGGATCCTGTGGGACGACGTGGACGCGGCGCACGCGGACCGGCAGCTGCTCGCCGAGCGGGTCGCGATGGTCGCCCAGGACTTCAAGCGGTGGCCGTTCACCGCCCGCGTCAATGTGGCGGTGGGCCGCTCCTCGGTGCCGCTCACCGAGGAGCGGGTGTCCGGCGCGGTCGCCGAGGCCGGGGCCGGGGAGGTGCTGGCCGATCTGCCGCGCGGCCTGGACACCCTGCTGGCCCGCAACTTCAGCGGCGGGCACGAGCTGTCCGGCGGGCAGTGGCAGCGGCTCGGGATCGCCCGGGCCGCCTACCGGCGCGGTCGCATCCTGATCGTGGACGAGCCGACGGCCGCCCTGGACGCCCGGGCCGAGCTGGAGGTCTTCGAGAAGATCCGCGCGCTGTCCGGCACCGGTCAGACGGTCATCCTGATCACCCATCGGCTGGCGTCCGTGCGCCACGCGGACCTGGTGCACGTCCTGGAGCAGGGCCGACTCGTGGAGTCGGGCACGCCCGACGAGCTCCTGGCCTCCGGTGGTGTCTACGCGGAGCTGTACTCGCTCCAGGCCGAGCAGTTCACGGTAAAGGTGCCCGCCAAGGAGGCGGGCTGA
- a CDS encoding DUF2293 domain-containing protein, with translation MTGLATPPTPGGPLVVQPLRRRHCAECRGGPLAMLVVEGGAPRCLDCADLGHLVFLPRGDTALTRRSREESALSAVVVRFSRRRGRYERQGVLVEEAGLARAEERCLADAEARRRRRVRDARRRAAEDVRFTEAFAAEIQRLFPGCPDERARAIASHASLRGSGRVGRSAAGRALSEGAVISAVVASVRHVDTPYDTLLMSGVTRHEARRRISGGVEAVLRGWRVMGMVEGVAQAPG, from the coding sequence ATGACAGGCCTCGCGACTCCCCCGACCCCCGGCGGACCCCTTGTCGTCCAGCCGTTGCGGAGACGGCACTGTGCGGAGTGCCGGGGCGGGCCGTTGGCGATGCTCGTCGTCGAGGGCGGGGCGCCGCGGTGTCTCGACTGCGCCGACCTCGGGCACCTGGTGTTCCTGCCGCGCGGCGACACCGCGCTCACGCGCCGCTCGCGGGAGGAGAGTGCGCTGTCGGCGGTCGTCGTGCGGTTCAGCCGGCGCAGGGGGCGTTACGAACGGCAGGGCGTCCTCGTCGAGGAGGCGGGGCTGGCGCGGGCCGAGGAGCGGTGCCTGGCCGACGCGGAGGCACGGCGGCGGCGCCGGGTGCGGGACGCGCGGCGGCGGGCGGCGGAGGACGTGCGGTTCACCGAGGCGTTCGCGGCGGAGATACAGCGGTTGTTTCCGGGGTGCCCTGACGAGCGGGCTCGGGCCATCGCCTCGCATGCGTCCCTGCGCGGCAGCGGGCGTGTGGGGCGGAGCGCGGCGGGACGAGCCTTGTCGGAGGGCGCGGTGATCTCGGCGGTGGTGGCTTCCGTGCGGCATGTGGACACGCCGTATGACACGTTGCTGATGAGCGGGGTGACGCGGCACGAGGCGCGGCGACGGATCTCGGGGGGTGTGGAGGCGGTGCTCAGGGGGTGGCGGGTCATGGGAATGGTGGAGGGGGTGGCTCAGGCGCCGGGTTGA
- a CDS encoding carboxymuconolactone decarboxylase family protein — MTTNTNVTGTARLNFAKAAPKVFRALIGFDAAAREGLDPTLVELIQIRASHLNHCAYCLHMHTNDARKAGETEDRLHMVPVWREARHFFTEKEQAALALTEAVTLVADGGVPDTVYAEAAARFDEQELAHVLSLILAINTWNRVALSTAKVAGTDERG, encoded by the coding sequence ATGACGACGAACACGAACGTGACAGGTACGGCTCGGCTGAACTTCGCGAAGGCCGCCCCGAAGGTGTTCCGGGCCCTGATCGGCTTCGACGCGGCCGCCCGCGAGGGCCTCGACCCCACCCTCGTCGAACTGATCCAGATCCGCGCCTCCCACCTCAACCACTGCGCGTACTGCCTCCACATGCACACCAACGACGCCCGCAAGGCCGGTGAGACGGAGGACCGCCTGCACATGGTCCCGGTCTGGCGAGAGGCCCGCCATTTCTTCACGGAGAAGGAACAGGCCGCCCTGGCCCTCACGGAGGCGGTGACGCTGGTGGCCGACGGCGGAGTCCCCGACACGGTCTACGCGGAGGCCGCGGCCCGCTTCGACGAGCAGGAACTGGCCCACGTCCTGTCCTTGATCCTCGCGATCAACACATGGAACAGGGTGGCGCTGTCGACGGCGAAGGTGGCGGGGACGGACGAGCGGGGGTGA
- a CDS encoding DUF899 domain-containing protein, translated as MALPEIVSRDEWRAARADLLVREKAATRARDALNAERRRLPMVEVEEEYVFEGGDGKATLLDLFEGRGQLVVYHFMFAPEWDAGCRSCSAFLDQIGHLAHLQARGTTFAAVSRAPYTKILPFKARMGWTVPWYSSYGGDFNHDFGATLEIDDEPAERPGISCFLRDRDRVFHTYSTYERGLDGLGSTTSFLDLTALGRQEEWEEPKGRASALGAPAGSVRIRYHDEYEEWHGE; from the coding sequence ATGGCGCTTCCGGAGATCGTCTCTCGGGACGAATGGCGCGCGGCGCGCGCGGATCTGCTGGTCAGGGAGAAGGCGGCCACGCGCGCGCGGGACGCCCTCAACGCCGAGCGGCGCAGGCTTCCCATGGTCGAGGTCGAGGAGGAGTACGTCTTCGAAGGCGGTGACGGCAAGGCCACCCTGCTCGACCTCTTCGAGGGGCGCGGCCAGCTCGTTGTCTACCACTTCATGTTCGCGCCCGAGTGGGACGCGGGCTGCCGCAGCTGCTCCGCCTTCCTGGACCAGATAGGACACCTGGCCCATCTGCAGGCGCGGGGGACGACGTTCGCGGCCGTGTCGAGAGCGCCGTATACGAAAATCCTGCCGTTCAAGGCGCGGATGGGATGGACCGTGCCCTGGTACTCGTCGTACGGCGGTGACTTCAACCACGACTTCGGGGCCACCCTGGAGATCGACGACGAACCGGCCGAGCGGCCCGGCATCAGCTGCTTCCTGCGCGACCGCGACCGGGTCTTCCACACCTATTCGACCTATGAACGCGGCCTCGACGGACTCGGCTCGACCACCAGCTTCCTCGACCTCACCGCACTGGGACGGCAGGAGGAATGGGAGGAACCCAAGGGGCGCGCGTCCGCTCTCGGGGCGCCCGCAGGCAGCGTACGCATTCGGTATCACGACGAGTACGAGGAATGGCACGGAGAGTGA
- a CDS encoding helix-turn-helix transcriptional regulator: protein MSEPRSAPTVGQVVLGRRLLDLRERAGLKREEAARILRVAPATVRRMEMAEVGLKIPYLQLLLKAYGVGDQEAEDFVQLAEDANRPGWWQRFHDVLPGWFSMHVSLEGAAALIREYEPHFVPGLLQTEDYARGVLRSGAIGQTSPEDIERHVALRMERQGLLTRQDAPRLWVVMDETVLRRPVGGPEVMRAQIDKLLEATKLPHVTLQVAPFANGPHPGTYGPFVLFRFAVPELPDMVYSEYLTGAVYLDARVEVATHLEVMDRMAAQAATAHRTKEILRDLRKEL from the coding sequence GTGAGCGAACCGCGGTCCGCGCCGACGGTCGGCCAGGTCGTCCTCGGCCGGCGCCTGCTGGACCTGCGGGAACGTGCCGGGCTCAAGCGCGAGGAGGCCGCCCGTATCCTCCGGGTCGCCCCCGCGACCGTCCGCCGTATGGAGATGGCCGAGGTAGGGCTCAAGATCCCGTACCTCCAGCTTCTGCTGAAGGCCTACGGTGTCGGTGACCAGGAGGCCGAGGACTTCGTCCAGCTCGCCGAGGACGCCAACCGCCCCGGCTGGTGGCAGCGTTTCCACGACGTGCTGCCCGGCTGGTTCTCGATGCACGTCAGCCTGGAGGGCGCGGCCGCGCTCATCCGCGAGTACGAGCCGCACTTCGTCCCCGGTCTGCTGCAGACGGAGGACTACGCACGTGGCGTCCTGCGCTCGGGCGCCATCGGCCAGACCAGCCCCGAGGACATCGAGCGCCATGTCGCCCTGCGCATGGAACGGCAGGGACTGCTCACCCGTCAGGACGCGCCCCGGTTGTGGGTCGTCATGGACGAGACCGTGCTGCGCCGCCCCGTCGGCGGCCCGGAGGTGATGCGTGCCCAGATCGACAAACTGCTCGAGGCAACGAAGCTGCCCCACGTGACGCTCCAGGTCGCCCCGTTCGCCAACGGGCCGCACCCCGGCACGTACGGGCCCTTCGTGCTCTTCCGATTCGCCGTGCCCGAACTTCCGGACATGGTCTACAGCGAGTACCTGACCGGCGCGGTCTATCTGGACGCGCGCGTCGAGGTGGCGACCCATCTCGAGGTCATGGACCGCATGGCGGCGCAGGCCGCTACGGCACATCGCACGAAGGAGATCCTCCGGGATCTCCGCAAGGAGCTGTGA
- a CDS encoding ATP-binding protein, with amino-acid sequence MASVIPSPPLGTDAAVGHPQGLGAVPGEGPDRAAARRRFRFELAAHPGSPAQARRLTRARLTHWSVCEDTCDSAALVVSELVTNAIVHTASSRVVCELHDDDDLVRIAVRDEGCAPGEPHPSPQRGEEEHGRGLLLVDSLCHAWGAHEHGPGLLVWAELPRKADEPREDTGPRNDLGWGARPKPVPSEGSGQGDEAEEHHRAEPVGEARGHGAGGAGAWA; translated from the coding sequence GTGGCAAGCGTGATTCCGTCCCCGCCCTTAGGAACAGACGCTGCCGTAGGCCACCCCCAGGGTCTCGGTGCTGTCCCGGGAGAGGGGCCCGACAGGGCCGCTGCCCGGCGCCGGTTCCGTTTCGAGCTGGCCGCGCATCCGGGTTCTCCCGCGCAGGCCAGACGCCTGACGAGGGCGCGGCTGACCCATTGGTCGGTCTGCGAGGACACCTGCGACTCGGCCGCCCTGGTCGTCTCCGAGCTGGTCACCAACGCCATCGTGCACACCGCGAGCAGCCGTGTGGTCTGCGAGCTGCACGACGATGACGACCTGGTGCGAATAGCCGTACGCGACGAGGGCTGTGCGCCGGGTGAACCGCACCCGTCCCCGCAGCGCGGCGAAGAGGAGCACGGGAGGGGACTGCTCCTCGTCGACTCCCTCTGTCACGCGTGGGGCGCCCATGAGCACGGCCCCGGTCTGCTGGTCTGGGCCGAGCTGCCGCGCAAGGCGGACGAGCCCCGCGAGGACACCGGCCCACGCAACGATCTGGGCTGGGGAGCCCGTCCCAAGCCGGTTCCCTCCGAGGGGTCGGGCCAGGGGGACGAGGCCGAGGAGCATCACAGAGCGGAGCCCGTGGGGGAAGCGCGCGGTCACGGAGCGGGGGGCGCGGGCGCATGGGCGTGA
- a CDS encoding cytochrome P450 — protein MDPADGLLEHPYDVYRRLRDTAPVHRIAGPDGTPAWIVTRYDDVRAALADPRLSLDKRYATAGTYKGFSLPPALDANLLNMDPPDHARIRRLVGRAFTPRRIERLRGPIRRTADRLLDALGSHGTTDLIASYAAPLPITVICDLLGIPDEHRLDFRVWTDTLVAPDPAAGPAAGKEAVVAMLGFFTRLLADKRREPADDLLSDLIAVRDEGDRLSEDELMSLAFLILFAGYENTVQLIGNAVLALFHHPGQLAALREDPARLPAATEEFLRYEGPALLAIRRFPVEDVTIGGVTVPAGETVWVSPSAANRDPDRFPDPDRLDLARDASGHLALGHGIHYCLGAPLARAETEIALAALLERFPDLALAEPTPRWRNSLRARGLLALQVSF, from the coding sequence ATGGATCCCGCCGACGGCCTCCTCGAGCACCCCTACGACGTGTACCGGCGCCTGCGTGACACCGCGCCCGTGCATCGGATCGCCGGGCCCGACGGGACGCCCGCCTGGATCGTCACGCGGTACGACGACGTGCGGGCGGCTCTGGCCGATCCGCGGTTGTCGTTGGACAAGCGGTACGCCACGGCGGGGACCTACAAGGGGTTCTCGTTGCCGCCCGCGCTCGACGCCAACCTGCTCAACATGGATCCGCCGGACCACGCCCGGATCCGCCGGCTGGTCGGGCGGGCCTTCACCCCGCGTCGGATCGAGCGGTTGCGCGGGCCGATCCGGCGCACCGCCGACCGGCTCCTCGACGCGCTCGGTTCCCATGGGACCACCGATCTCATCGCCTCCTACGCCGCGCCCCTCCCGATCACGGTCATCTGTGACCTGCTCGGCATTCCGGACGAGCACCGCCTGGACTTCCGGGTGTGGACCGACACCCTCGTCGCGCCGGACCCGGCGGCCGGACCCGCGGCGGGCAAGGAGGCGGTCGTGGCGATGCTCGGCTTCTTCACGCGGCTCCTCGCCGACAAGCGCCGGGAACCCGCCGACGACCTGCTCTCCGATCTGATCGCCGTCCGCGACGAGGGCGACCGGCTCAGCGAGGACGAGCTGATGTCGCTGGCCTTCCTCATCCTCTTCGCCGGGTACGAGAACACCGTGCAGCTGATCGGGAACGCGGTGCTCGCCCTGTTCCACCACCCCGGACAGCTCGCCGCCCTGCGCGAGGACCCGGCCCGGCTCCCCGCGGCCACCGAGGAGTTCCTCCGCTACGAGGGCCCCGCCCTGCTGGCCATCCGCCGCTTCCCCGTCGAGGACGTCACCATTGGCGGGGTCACCGTTCCCGCGGGCGAGACGGTCTGGGTCTCCCCGTCCGCCGCCAACCGCGACCCCGACCGCTTTCCCGACCCCGACCGTCTGGACCTCGCCCGCGACGCCTCCGGCCACCTCGCTCTCGGCCACGGCATCCACTACTGCCTCGGCGCCCCGCTGGCCCGCGCCGAGACCGAGATCGCCCTGGCCGCGCTGCTGGAACGGTTCCCGGATCTCGCGCTCGCCGAGCCCACCCCGAGGTGGCGCAACTCCCTGCGCGCCCGAGGCCTGCTCGCACTCCAGGTGTCGTTCTGA
- a CDS encoding uridine kinase, translating to MRLEAITWERLGEQLADRLLDLQPADGSPWPRVALDGAPAARPGELAERVAEALRIRGRPSLVVGTEGFLRPASLRLEYGHHDLEAYYSGWFDTGALWREVFGPLEPGGDGRVLPDLWDPVTDRATRSSYVHLPPGGVLLLHGPLLLRHWFPFDLTVHVLLSEGALRRRTPEPDHWTLPAYERYADETDPAGTADVLVRADDPRHPAWSG from the coding sequence GTGCGACTCGAAGCGATCACCTGGGAACGGCTCGGCGAGCAGCTGGCCGACCGGCTCCTCGACCTGCAGCCGGCCGACGGCAGCCCCTGGCCCCGAGTCGCCCTCGACGGCGCCCCGGCAGCCCGCCCCGGTGAACTCGCCGAGCGTGTCGCCGAGGCTCTGCGGATACGCGGCCGCCCTTCGCTCGTCGTCGGCACGGAGGGCTTCCTGCGCCCCGCCTCGCTCCGTCTGGAATACGGCCACCACGACCTGGAGGCCTACTACAGCGGCTGGTTCGACACCGGCGCTCTCTGGCGCGAGGTCTTCGGCCCCCTCGAACCCGGCGGCGACGGCCGAGTCCTGCCCGACCTGTGGGACCCGGTCACCGACCGCGCCACTCGCAGTTCCTACGTCCATCTCCCGCCCGGCGGCGTCCTGTTGCTCCACGGCCCCCTCCTGCTGCGCCACTGGTTCCCCTTCGACCTGACCGTCCACGTCCTCCTCTCCGAGGGCGCGCTCCGCCGCCGTACCCCCGAGCCCGACCACTGGACCCTCCCCGCCTACGAGCGCTACGCCGACGAGACCGACCCGGCCGGCACGGCCGACGTCCTCGTCCGCGCCGACGACCCCCGCCACCCGGCGTGGAGCGGCTGA